Proteins encoded by one window of Deinococcus yavapaiensis KR-236:
- a CDS encoding GNAT family N-acetyltransferase, with product MTSLSTARLRLRPFEASDLAALARITRDPDVMRFIGRTGRPLNEEQTARTLRFFQDLWVERGLGVWAVEERPDARLMGWCGFFPLDGTSDIELAYLLDRSAWGRGFATEAAWAALKWAFGEGRLERVVAVTYPENTPSRRVLEKLGFVNEGLRQYYERDVAFYELPARNFPLGLSSTGGA from the coding sequence ATGACTTCACTGTCGACAGCGCGGCTGCGGTTGCGGCCGTTCGAAGCGTCGGACCTCGCGGCCCTCGCTCGCATCACCCGCGATCCGGACGTGATGCGCTTCATCGGTCGAACGGGACGACCGTTGAACGAGGAGCAGACCGCTCGCACCCTCCGCTTCTTCCAGGACCTGTGGGTCGAGCGGGGGCTGGGCGTGTGGGCCGTCGAGGAAAGGCCGGACGCTCGGCTGATGGGCTGGTGCGGATTCTTTCCTCTCGATGGGACGAGTGACATCGAACTCGCGTACCTGCTCGACCGTTCGGCCTGGGGCCGGGGATTCGCGACCGAGGCGGCGTGGGCGGCCCTGAAGTGGGCGTTCGGGGAGGGACGTCTCGAGCGCGTGGTCGCGGTCACGTACCCGGAGAACACCCCGTCGAGGCGAGTGCTGGAGAAACTCGGATTCGTGAACGAAGGCCTCCGGCAGTACTACGAGCGCGACGTCGCGTTCTACGAACTTCCCGCGCGGAACTTCCCGCTCGGCCTTTCCTCGACGGGCGGCGCGTGA
- a CDS encoding glycosyltransferase family 4 protein, whose product MPRRPRLAFAHPLDVRDAHTWSGTPRSLLRALETYDVEVIPISPLVMDVGDHERRQHARYARVAQHYHLDSTPRATEGYARQVERALRDVRPDALLCVTPLVLANLDTRIPAFLWTDATYALLHQTYPNFTNVSAESIARGWMADAQALSRCHQAVYTSTWAADSAQQDFGVPNERVKVVPFGANLDLPPARSVALDLLAARSTRELRLLWMGMHWDRKGGDTAVRTLTVLRDLGVPATLTIVGVSPPDGAKDIPFVRWEGFLSKNTPSGRARLDALLADAHVLLLPSRADCTPMVVGEANAFAVPVVAANVGGMSSVVCEGVNGTLLPAGVPGEAYAERLAVLWTDRTVLTALGRTARDAYDEVLNWGVATRQFLQLLDRALDTTSVRTSIQRA is encoded by the coding sequence GTGCCCCGCCGGCCGCGCCTCGCCTTCGCGCACCCTCTCGACGTGCGCGACGCGCACACGTGGTCCGGCACGCCACGCTCCCTGCTGCGAGCCCTCGAAACGTACGACGTCGAAGTCATTCCCATCAGTCCCCTCGTCATGGACGTCGGGGATCACGAGCGCCGGCAGCACGCCAGGTACGCCCGGGTGGCGCAGCACTACCACCTCGACAGCACGCCCCGTGCCACCGAAGGGTACGCCCGGCAGGTCGAGCGAGCCTTGCGCGACGTCCGACCGGACGCCCTGCTGTGCGTCACTCCCCTGGTCCTCGCGAACTTGGACACTCGAATTCCGGCGTTCCTGTGGACGGACGCCACGTACGCGCTGCTTCACCAGACGTACCCGAACTTCACGAACGTGAGCGCCGAAAGCATCGCCCGCGGTTGGATGGCGGACGCGCAGGCACTGTCACGCTGCCATCAGGCGGTGTACACCAGCACGTGGGCCGCCGATTCCGCGCAGCAGGACTTCGGCGTGCCGAACGAACGGGTGAAGGTCGTGCCGTTCGGCGCCAACCTCGACCTTCCACCGGCGAGGTCCGTCGCCCTCGACCTTCTCGCGGCGCGCTCGACCCGCGAGTTGCGCCTGCTGTGGATGGGAATGCACTGGGACCGCAAGGGCGGCGACACGGCCGTGCGGACCCTCACGGTCCTCCGTGACCTTGGCGTGCCCGCCACCCTCACGATAGTCGGCGTTTCTCCCCCGGACGGCGCGAAGGACATACCTTTCGTGCGCTGGGAAGGCTTCCTCAGCAAGAACACCCCGTCGGGTCGCGCTCGACTCGACGCGCTCCTTGCGGACGCGCACGTGCTGCTGCTTCCTTCGCGCGCAGACTGCACGCCGATGGTGGTCGGCGAAGCGAACGCGTTCGCCGTGCCGGTCGTCGCCGCGAATGTCGGCGGTATGAGCAGCGTCGTCTGCGAAGGCGTGAACGGCACGCTCCTCCCTGCGGGCGTCCCGGGAGAGGCGTACGCGGAGCGCCTCGCGGTGTTGTGGACCGACCGCACGGTCCTCACGGCACTGGGTCGCACGGCGCGCGACGCGTACGACGAGGTGCTGAACTGGGGAGTGGCGACTCGGCAGTTCCTGCAACTACTCGACCGGGCGCTCGACACGACCTCCGTCAGAACTTCGATTCAGCGCGCCTGA
- a CDS encoding response regulator transcription factor yields the protein MAERILVIEDDPDIQHLLDLTLRDEGYETVTATTAWEGLSIARSTRLDLAMVDLNLPDMNGSVVTKKLRNDHCHLPIVILTALDAIEHKVHLMDLGANDFIVKPFNSDELLARLHVQFRQKSEGTLRVGVLEVNFRTGLATWAGRKLELSGKEFELLGYLARHPGRVFRMEELYGSLWMEEEPSESLLRVHMFNLRRKLETAGVVGVIRTVRGLGYGLVLPS from the coding sequence ATGGCCGAACGCATTCTCGTCATCGAAGACGACCCGGATATCCAACATCTTCTCGACTTGACTCTTCGAGACGAAGGCTACGAGACAGTCACGGCGACGACGGCCTGGGAAGGCTTGAGCATCGCGCGCTCCACTCGTCTCGACTTGGCGATGGTCGATCTCAACTTGCCGGACATGAACGGCAGCGTGGTCACGAAAAAGTTACGCAACGACCACTGCCATTTGCCCATCGTGATCCTCACCGCCCTCGACGCCATCGAGCACAAGGTGCATCTGATGGACCTCGGCGCGAACGACTTCATCGTGAAGCCCTTCAACTCCGATGAGCTACTGGCCCGTCTCCACGTGCAATTTCGTCAAAAGTCCGAGGGCACCCTGCGGGTCGGCGTGCTCGAGGTGAACTTCAGGACCGGGCTTGCCACGTGGGCCGGAAGAAAGCTGGAGTTGAGCGGCAAAGAATTCGAGTTGCTCGGATACTTGGCGCGTCACCCCGGGAGGGTGTTTCGAATGGAGGAATTGTACGGGTCGTTGTGGATGGAAGAGGAGCCCTCGGAGAGCTTGCTGCGGGTGCACATGTTCAACTTGCGCCGAAAACTCGAGACTGCTGGCGTCGTCGGCGTGATTCGTACGGTTCGCGGACTCGGGTACGGACTGGTCTTACCCTCGTAA
- a CDS encoding TMEM175 family protein, which produces MFGTSAQLEKDRLDTLIDGVFAIVLTLLVLEVKLPEDVMSAAVPQELIRLIPRLAVYAVTFITTALLWATHYYYASLVEGTDFWHITLNLLTLLFVSLLPFSASVMGAHPDSPWGVAVGFLNFALVGLALTFNWMHCIRRRRLVKRAASPQLLRSMLLVAWVYCVFAFGDAALALWSPVLAIELLGAWLVVGFVVLALLQPHVFAAARAPQEHESNDMNLRHDVA; this is translated from the coding sequence ATGTTCGGCACGTCAGCTCAACTCGAAAAGGACCGATTGGACACCTTGATCGACGGGGTGTTCGCGATCGTCCTCACACTGCTCGTCCTGGAAGTGAAGCTCCCAGAGGACGTGATGAGTGCCGCCGTACCGCAAGAGCTCATTCGCTTGATTCCACGACTCGCCGTGTACGCCGTGACGTTCATAACGACGGCCCTCTTATGGGCGACGCACTACTACTACGCGTCCCTTGTGGAAGGCACGGACTTCTGGCACATCACCCTGAACTTGCTGACACTCCTTTTCGTGTCCCTTCTGCCGTTCTCCGCGAGTGTCATGGGGGCTCATCCGGATTCACCTTGGGGAGTCGCCGTTGGATTTTTGAATTTCGCGTTGGTGGGACTTGCCCTGACCTTCAACTGGATGCATTGCATTCGCCGTCGCCGCTTGGTGAAGCGCGCGGCGAGCCCGCAGTTGCTGAGGTCGATGCTGTTGGTCGCCTGGGTGTACTGCGTCTTCGCGTTTGGCGATGCCGCGTTGGCGCTGTGGTCTCCGGTGTTGGCGATCGAGTTGCTGGGCGCGTGGTTGGTGGTGGGATTCGTGGTGCTCGCCTTGCTGCAGCCGCACGTGTTCGCGGCGGCACGCGCTCCGCAAGAGCATGAGTCGAATGACATGAACTTACGCCACGACGTGGCGTAA
- a CDS encoding class I SAM-dependent methyltransferase gives MNDAPDRKLWGAAEAYESYMGRWSRLIASHFLLWLDAEAHGRWVDLGCGTGALSRQVMQTCRPSSLLGLDLSEAFLQAAKHSVPEAEFMLADATDTGLPNAEFDYAVSGLVLNFTRDPRATLREMVRLVRPGGRVALYVWDYAGHMQIMRSFFDVARAIDSGAAAFDDGINAPICRPGPLRRALEEAGAVDVEVTAVDIPAAFPDFDAYWSPFLGGTGSAPKYVAGLSDDVRNRIRDAVQAALPTGPDGEILLAVRAWAVKGTVAE, from the coding sequence ATGAACGATGCACCCGATCGGAAGTTATGGGGAGCTGCCGAGGCGTACGAAAGCTACATGGGGCGCTGGAGTCGATTGATCGCTTCGCACTTCCTCCTCTGGCTGGATGCCGAAGCGCACGGTCGTTGGGTGGATCTCGGGTGCGGCACCGGAGCCTTGAGCCGTCAAGTCATGCAGACGTGCCGTCCGAGTTCCTTGCTCGGCCTCGACTTGTCCGAAGCGTTCCTGCAAGCAGCGAAGCATTCCGTTCCCGAAGCCGAGTTCATGCTGGCCGACGCGACCGATACCGGATTGCCGAACGCCGAGTTCGACTACGCGGTCAGCGGGCTCGTCCTCAACTTCACCCGAGATCCTCGGGCCACCTTGCGCGAAATGGTCCGCCTCGTTCGCCCCGGAGGTCGTGTGGCGCTGTACGTGTGGGACTACGCGGGCCACATGCAGATCATGCGGTCCTTCTTCGATGTGGCGCGCGCCATCGATTCGGGCGCCGCCGCGTTCGACGACGGCATCAACGCTCCGATTTGCCGTCCCGGCCCTTTGCGAAGGGCGCTCGAGGAAGCGGGCGCGGTGGACGTGGAGGTGACGGCCGTGGACATTCCGGCGGCCTTTCCCGATTTCGATGCGTACTGGTCACCGTTTCTTGGTGGCACCGGGTCCGCGCCAAAGTACGTGGCGGGGTTGAGCGATGACGTGCGCAATCGCATTCGTGATGCCGTTCAGGCGGCGCTCCCGACCGGTCCGGACGGTGAGATCCTGCTGGCGGTTCGTGCGTGGGCCGTCAAAGGCACGGTTGCCGAGTGA
- a CDS encoding GNAT family N-acetyltransferase — protein sequence MPFRIRPYRPGDLDALYDICLLTGDSGQDASGLYEDPKLLGHVYAAAYGIFQPEFAFVVDDELGVAGYVIGALDSRAFEATLEREWWPNLREQYPRPTKPKEDWTPDDRIINLLYGRSAGDEALLDAYPSHLHIDLLPRAQGGGNGRKLMHTLFDALARAGSPGVHLGVGARNTRAVGFYEHIGFERLAEKPGSIVFGMKLPFDAAR from the coding sequence ATGCCGTTTCGCATTCGCCCCTACCGACCGGGGGATCTAGACGCGCTCTACGACATCTGCCTGCTCACCGGAGATTCGGGGCAGGACGCCTCGGGCCTCTACGAGGATCCGAAGTTGCTCGGTCACGTGTACGCCGCGGCGTACGGCATCTTCCAGCCCGAGTTCGCCTTCGTCGTCGACGACGAACTCGGCGTGGCGGGCTACGTCATCGGCGCGCTCGACTCGCGCGCGTTCGAGGCGACCTTGGAGCGTGAGTGGTGGCCGAACCTGCGCGAGCAGTACCCGAGGCCGACGAAGCCGAAAGAGGATTGGACGCCCGACGACCGCATCATCAACTTGTTGTACGGGCGGTCCGCCGGAGACGAGGCGCTTCTCGACGCGTACCCTTCGCACCTGCACATCGACTTGCTGCCGAGGGCGCAAGGCGGTGGAAACGGACGGAAGCTCATGCACACCCTCTTCGACGCGCTGGCGAGGGCGGGCTCGCCCGGCGTGCACCTCGGGGTGGGCGCGAGGAACACGCGGGCCGTCGGCTTCTACGAGCACATCGGGTTCGAGCGGCTCGCCGAGAAGCCCGGCTCGATCGTCTTCGGCATGAAGTTGCCTTTCGACGCCGCCCGGTAG
- a CDS encoding MDR family MFS transporter, producing MSATYSSPSDALTPQVRLLTLVGIMLALLLGALDQTIVATAGPAIQRDLAIPPSLYTWLTIAYLVTSTVVVPIYGKLGDLYGRKPVILFGLTLFLVASVLCGLAGSATHLILLRAVQGLGAGALFTTAFAIVADLYPPAERARVNGALGGVFGLSSVLGPLVGGAITDTWSWHWVFFVNVPVGLVALVFIATRMPLLRNANAGGRVDYAGALWLIVASVPLLLALSLGKTHPQPGETAFAWTSWPILTMFALFAVGLAAFIATERRAPEPLLDLALFKNRTFAVANLAIFVLGAGFLASIVFLPLFMVNVVGLSATNSGLTTTPLTFGLIASAIVGGALTTRFGRYKPVMLVSLVILLAGFAIMGFTLTSGSTQLEVTLKMIVVGLGLGAVVSLYSLAVQNALPPERTGVATSAVSFFQQMGGTVGLAVLGTVFAGNLQTNLTAAASKLPPALTAERSPRQASGTFDARAVRADLRESFADQRDLYTAALRSGDAHAARVLAASASTPNEARVLLTNVANGTAPRAARLAALPPTLRGLEAAEERALADVTRFEGNFKDGWTDAITLIYRLGLLIVALGLLVTALLPELPLRKADPSEAPTIMG from the coding sequence ATGTCTGCGACATACTCGTCACCGTCGGACGCGCTGACACCCCAAGTTCGCCTGCTCACCCTCGTCGGGATCATGCTGGCGCTCCTCCTCGGCGCGCTCGACCAGACGATCGTCGCGACCGCCGGTCCCGCCATTCAGCGAGACCTCGCCATTCCCCCGAGCCTCTACACGTGGCTCACCATCGCCTACCTCGTCACGAGTACGGTCGTCGTTCCCATCTACGGCAAACTCGGCGACTTGTACGGCCGCAAGCCCGTCATCCTCTTCGGGCTCACGCTCTTTCTCGTCGCGTCCGTTCTGTGCGGCCTCGCCGGAAGCGCCACGCACCTCATCTTGCTGCGGGCCGTGCAGGGCCTCGGGGCGGGCGCACTCTTCACCACCGCCTTCGCCATCGTCGCCGACCTCTACCCGCCTGCCGAACGCGCGCGCGTCAACGGCGCGCTCGGCGGCGTGTTCGGCTTGTCGTCCGTCCTCGGCCCGCTCGTCGGCGGCGCGATCACCGACACGTGGTCGTGGCACTGGGTCTTCTTCGTGAACGTCCCCGTCGGTCTCGTCGCCCTCGTCTTCATCGCCACGCGCATGCCTTTGCTGCGAAACGCCAACGCCGGCGGTCGCGTCGATTACGCGGGCGCCCTGTGGCTGATCGTCGCGAGCGTGCCGTTGCTGCTCGCCCTGAGCCTCGGCAAGACCCATCCGCAACCCGGCGAAACCGCCTTCGCTTGGACGTCGTGGCCGATCCTGACGATGTTCGCGCTCTTCGCCGTCGGCCTCGCCGCCTTCATCGCCACCGAGCGTCGCGCGCCCGAACCCCTGCTCGACCTCGCGCTGTTCAAAAACCGAACCTTCGCCGTCGCGAACCTCGCCATCTTCGTCCTCGGCGCGGGCTTCCTCGCCAGCATCGTGTTCCTGCCGCTGTTCATGGTGAACGTCGTCGGATTGTCCGCCACGAACTCCGGACTCACCACCACGCCCCTCACCTTCGGCCTCATCGCGAGCGCCATCGTCGGCGGCGCTCTCACCACCCGCTTCGGACGCTACAAGCCCGTCATGCTCGTCAGCCTCGTCATCCTGCTCGCGGGCTTCGCGATCATGGGCTTCACCCTCACGTCCGGCAGCACGCAACTCGAAGTGACCCTCAAAATGATCGTCGTGGGCCTCGGGCTCGGCGCCGTCGTCAGCCTCTACTCCCTCGCCGTGCAAAACGCCTTGCCGCCCGAGCGCACGGGCGTCGCCACGAGCGCCGTCAGCTTTTTTCAGCAGATGGGTGGAACCGTCGGTCTCGCCGTTCTCGGAACCGTGTTCGCGGGCAACCTGCAAACGAACTTGACGGCCGCCGCCTCGAAGCTTCCGCCCGCCCTGACCGCCGAGCGTTCTCCTCGCCAAGCGAGCGGCACCTTCGACGCCCGCGCCGTACGCGCCGATCTGCGCGAATCCTTCGCCGATCAGCGCGACCTCTACACGGCCGCCTTGCGGAGCGGTGACGCGCACGCCGCCCGCGTGCTCGCCGCCTCGGCGAGCACGCCGAACGAAGCTCGCGTCCTCCTGACGAACGTCGCGAACGGAACCGCGCCGCGCGCCGCGCGCCTCGCCGCGCTACCCCCCACGCTGCGGGGCCTGGAGGCAGCCGAAGAGCGAGCCCTCGCTGACGTGACCCGCTTCGAGGGCAACTTCAAGGACGGCTGGACCGACGCGATCACCTTGATCTACCGCCTGGGCTTGCTCATCGTCGCGCTCGGCCTGCTCGTCACGGCCCTCCTTCCAGAGCTTCCCCTGCGAAAGGCCGATCCGAGCGAAGCGCCTACGATCATGGGCTGA